The following are encoded in a window of Cupriavidus oxalaticus genomic DNA:
- a CDS encoding ABC transporter ATP-binding protein, whose protein sequence is MNQQETILETRNLTKEFKGFTAVSDVNLQVRRGSIHALIGPNGAGKTTCFNLLTKFLEPTTGTIVFNGIDITREKPAQIARRGVIRSFQISAVFPHLTVMENVRIGLQRQLGTAYQFWRSERSLDVLNDRAIELLEQVGLTEFARTLTVNLPYGRKRALEIATTLAMEPELMLLDEPTQGMGHEDVDRVTQLIKKVSAGRTILMVEHNMSVVSSIADKITVLQRGAILAEGPYAEVSKDPRVMEAYMGTADAELQGAH, encoded by the coding sequence ATGAACCAGCAGGAAACCATCCTGGAAACGCGGAACCTCACCAAGGAGTTCAAGGGGTTCACCGCGGTGAGCGACGTCAACCTACAGGTGCGCCGCGGCTCGATCCATGCATTGATCGGCCCCAACGGCGCAGGCAAGACCACTTGCTTCAACCTGCTCACCAAGTTCCTGGAGCCGACCACCGGCACCATCGTATTCAACGGCATCGACATCACCCGCGAAAAGCCCGCGCAGATCGCGCGCCGCGGCGTGATCCGTTCGTTCCAGATCTCGGCCGTGTTCCCGCACCTGACGGTGATGGAGAACGTGCGCATCGGGCTGCAGCGGCAACTCGGCACGGCGTACCAGTTCTGGCGCAGCGAGCGCTCGCTCGATGTGCTCAACGACCGCGCCATCGAGCTGCTCGAGCAGGTGGGGCTGACCGAGTTCGCGCGGACGCTGACGGTGAACCTGCCATACGGGCGCAAGCGCGCGCTGGAGATCGCCACCACGCTGGCGATGGAGCCCGAGCTGATGCTGCTCGACGAGCCCACGCAGGGCATGGGCCACGAGGACGTGGACCGCGTCACGCAGCTGATCAAGAAGGTCTCCGCCGGCCGCACCATTTTGATGGTCGAGCACAACATGAGCGTGGTCTCGTCGATCGCCGACAAGATCACCGTGCTGCAGCGTGGCGCGATCCTGGCCGAGGGCCCTTACGCCGAGGTGTCGAAGGACCCGCGCGTGATGGAAGCCTACATGGGCACGGCCGATGCCGAGCTGCAGGGCGCGCACTGA